The genomic DNA TTCTTCCTTTGTTTTTAAAAACTTAATCCCTTTTTCCACCACACTTCTTGCGTGCATGGCACCCACATCAATGATCGCATCCCCGGCATCCACATCAATAATAACCGGTGAAACATTATCTAAGGAGAGAGCTCCAACACCAAATCCTCCATGCCCTTCGGTTGGATCACTTTTAATAATATTAAAACCAATACTCTTCTTCTTTTTTTCTTCCATAAAAATGAACGCCTCCTACAAAAATAACTGATAAAAGAACTGATCTAAAGTCGAAAGAATCGACGGAACGACTGTCGAATACAATGGATCAATCGTATATTGATCAAGTGGAGTTATAACTAAAATAAGAAAGATGAGTGCTCCATATTGCTCATACTGTGTCATTTTAGCCCGTACATTCACCGGTACGAGGTCTTCAATAATTCGATATCCATCTAACGGTGGAAATGGCAGCAGATTAAACACAAATAAAGCAACATTTAAATACAAAAATATATTAAGAAACTCAAACACGTATGAGGGTAGAGTTTCCACCGCACCAGTAGCCACCAATCCATACAATAACACAAAGCCAAGAACGGATAGCATTAGATTACTAAGGGGCCCTGCTATTGATACAAGAATACTTGCTAACCGAGGATTTTTAAAGAAAAAGCGATTGACTGGAACAGGTCTTGCCCAACCGAAGCCTATAATAAAAATTAACAATGTGCCAAAGGGGTCCAAGTGCTTCATCGGATTTAGAGTTAGTCTGCCCTGATTTTTCGCCGTATCATCCCCAAACTTATAGGCCACCCACGCATGGGCAAATTCATGGACAGAAAACGCTACGATCAACGTAATAACCACGTATGGAATCATTTCTATATCAAAAGCTAAAAACCTAGATAATTGCTCCAACACGTCAACTCCTTTTCGAAGACTCTACTTAGCCAAATTATACATGAAATATAGGATAAATGGAAAAATGAGTATTCCTTTCTCACGTTTGGAACATTATGATTAGGTTAAGAAGAACTTACATATCTCTCAAGGAGGCAATCATCATGCCATACGTAACTGTAAAAATGCTAGAAGGCCGTACTGACGACCAAAAGAAAGCTCTTGTGGAAAAAGTAACCGCTGCTGTCGTGGAAACAACGGGAGCACCTGCTAAGAAAGTCGTTGTATTCATTGATGAAATGACGAAAAATAATTATGGGATTGCTGGAAAAAGGCTGTCTGACGAGTAAAATTAGTTTTTGGGTGTCGGTTGTTATGCATTCTCTTCGCTGGTATTCCTATTGGAATACAGGCTCGATTCTGCATAACAACCGACAACATATTTTTTACAAAAGAGGCTTGGACATAAAAAGTCCAAGCCTCTCTTTTATACAGGGACCACTTTCCCCTTTAATGCTTCAATATATTCATACGCCTGCTTAATTTCGTCTTCGGTGTATTTTTGCTTGCTCTTTAGAGTAAAGATTTTTTCCTTTACTTCCTCTACTTCTAAATCGTCAAAGAAAAGTACGGTTGATACGAGTTCTAGAAACCTAGCATTCTGGCTATTCATGTCGGTTAAACAATCCTCTAAAGCCGGAAGTTCCACTAGGTTCATATTTAAAAATTCCATACCCTCATCTGTTAAGGAGTAGCGGTACTGCATGTAACCGCCCTTTTTCTCCTTCACCTCGTTAAGAAAGCCCATATTGCATAGCTCTTCTACACGAAGGGTCAACTCTTCGGAGTAAGGTCCATAAAAGTGAAACTGAAACCTCTCTTGGAAAGGAAAATCTACTTTTTTCGCTATATAAATCATTTTTTGCAGTTTTTTCCGACCAACAATTTCCCCTGCCGCTGCAAAAGCTT from Robertmurraya sp. FSL R5-0851 includes the following:
- a CDS encoding site-2 protease family protein, with protein sequence MIPYVVITLIVAFSVHEFAHAWVAYKFGDDTAKNQGRLTLNPMKHLDPFGTLLIFIIGFGWARPVPVNRFFFKNPRLASILVSIAGPLSNLMLSVLGFVLLYGLVATGAVETLPSYVFEFLNIFLYLNVALFVFNLLPFPPLDGYRIIEDLVPVNVRAKMTQYEQYGALIFLILVITPLDQYTIDPLYSTVVPSILSTLDQFFYQLFL
- a CDS encoding 2-hydroxymuconate tautomerase; its protein translation is MIRLRRTYISLKEAIIMPYVTVKMLEGRTDDQKKALVEKVTAAVVETTGAPAKKVVVFIDEMTKNNYGIAGKRLSDE
- a CDS encoding YwgA family protein, with protein sequence MLKDHAKIMQAFAAAGEIVGRKKLQKMIYIAKKVDFPFQERFQFHFYGPYSEELTLRVEELCNMGFLNEVKEKKGGYMQYRYSLTDEGMEFLNMNLVELPALEDCLTDMNSQNARFLELVSTVLFFDDLEVEEVKEKIFTLKSKQKYTEDEIKQAYEYIEALKGKVVPV